Proteins found in one Kangiella sediminilitoris genomic segment:
- the odhB gene encoding 2-oxoglutarate dehydrogenase complex dihydrolipoyllysine-residue succinyltransferase, whose protein sequence is MAIEIKVPVLPESVADATIATWHVKPGEAVSRDQNLVDIETDKVVLEVVAPEDGAISEILKEEGDTVLQEEAIAKFEAGAGGDTSSESKDDSSDKKDESEEEKAKSEDKPAEPSKDSDVLSPAVRRLVAEHNLDASQIPATGKGGRLTKEDVENFIKNGGKKEAPASKGSDAPVSAGLREEKRVPMTRLRKRIAERLVEAQQNAALLTTFNDINMKEVVELRARYKEQFEKVHETRLGFMSFFVKATVEALKRYPAVNASIDGDDIVYHGYYDIGVAVSSPRGLVVPVLRDADTMSLAEIEAKIREFGVKARDNKLTVEEMTGGTFTISNGGVFGSLMATPIINPPQSGILGMNRMEDRPVVIDGEIVIRPMMNVALSYDHRIIDGRESVGFLKTIKEFIEDPARILLDV, encoded by the coding sequence ATGGCTATCGAAATTAAAGTTCCTGTGTTGCCTGAATCTGTAGCGGATGCAACGATTGCTACTTGGCACGTTAAGCCTGGGGAAGCAGTATCGCGTGATCAGAACTTGGTCGATATTGAGACTGATAAAGTAGTTTTGGAAGTTGTAGCTCCGGAAGATGGTGCTATTTCTGAAATCTTAAAAGAAGAAGGCGACACCGTTCTTCAAGAAGAGGCGATTGCTAAGTTTGAAGCTGGAGCCGGTGGTGATACTAGCTCTGAGTCCAAAGACGATTCTTCTGATAAGAAAGATGAGTCTGAGGAAGAAAAAGCTAAGTCAGAAGATAAACCTGCGGAACCATCGAAAGATTCTGATGTTCTATCTCCTGCTGTTCGTCGCCTTGTAGCAGAGCATAACCTGGATGCCAGCCAAATTCCTGCAACTGGGAAGGGGGGACGTCTGACTAAAGAAGACGTTGAAAACTTCATCAAGAACGGTGGTAAAAAAGAAGCTCCAGCATCAAAAGGTTCTGATGCTCCAGTCTCGGCTGGTTTACGCGAAGAGAAGCGTGTACCAATGACTCGTTTACGTAAGCGTATCGCTGAGCGCTTGGTGGAAGCTCAACAAAATGCAGCTCTATTAACGACGTTTAACGATATCAACATGAAAGAAGTTGTTGAATTGCGAGCGCGTTATAAAGAACAGTTCGAAAAAGTTCATGAAACTCGCTTGGGTTTCATGTCTTTCTTTGTAAAAGCAACAGTAGAAGCATTAAAACGTTATCCTGCTGTTAACGCTTCAATCGATGGTGATGACATTGTATATCATGGTTATTACGACATTGGTGTTGCGGTTTCTTCTCCAAGAGGTCTTGTCGTTCCTGTCCTACGTGATGCGGACACTATGAGCCTTGCAGAGATAGAAGCAAAAATTCGCGAGTTTGGTGTTAAAGCTCGTGATAATAAATTGACTGTCGAAGAGATGACAGGCGGTACCTTTACTATCTCTAATGGTGGTGTGTTTGGCTCGCTAATGGCTACGCCAATCATTAACCCACCTCAAAGTGGTATTTTAGGTATGAATCGAATGGAAGATCGTCCAGTAGTTATTGATGGAGAAATTGTGATTCGTCCAATGATGAATGTTGCGCTTTCATATGACCACCGAATTATTGATGGTCGTGAATCAGTCGGCTTCTTGAAAACTATTAAAGAGTTTATTGAAGATCCGGCTCGCATTCTACTGGATGTTTAA